The Myxococcota bacterium genome includes the window TGATCTTCACGCGCGAGGTGATGGCGTTCTTGAGCTTCATCGGCGGCTTCATCACTTCGTAGAGGACGCCGTCGATGCGGTAGCGGACGCGGAAGGCCTTCTCGTAGGGCTCGACGTGGATGTCCGATGCGCTCTTCTTGATCGCGTCGGTGAGGATCAGGTTCACCAGCTTGACGACGGGGGCGTCTTCCGACGCCTTCGCCATCTCGGCCATGTCGAAATCGTCGGAATCCTGGACGATGTCGATGTCCGAGTCGTCGAAGTCGCCCATGACGTCTTCGAGCGAGGACGCCTGGTCGTAGTACTGGTCATAGGCGCGTCGGATCGACTCTTCCGAGGCGACGACCGGCTGGATGTTGTAGCCGGTGAGGAACTTGATGTCGTCGAGGGCGAAGATGTTCGAGGGGTCGGCGGTCGCCAGGATCAGCGTCGATCCCGCGCGATTCACGGGCAGCACGTTGTGCTTCGTCGCGACCTCTTCCGGGACGAGTTCGATGACGGCGCGATCGATCTCGAACTCCTCGAGGTTGATCGAGGGAACGCCGTATTGCTTCGCGACGAAGTCGGCCAACTCGTTTTCATCGAGGAAGCCAAGCTTCGTGATCTGGGCCCCGAGCCGCGCGCCGCTGCCCTTCGCCTCCGTCCGTGCGTCCCGAAGCTGGTCCGCCGTCAGGAGGTTTTCCTTGACCAGGAGCTCGCCGATCCGCTCGTTCACCGAAACCCTCCAGTTCCGCAATCTCAGGCCGGGCTCTCGCGCAGCTCCCGGGAAACGCGTCCAAGACGCGGGAAGCCTGCGAGATCCCGCAGAAATATCGGCCCGCGGCGGGACCAGCTTTACCGCTGGCGCGGCCCGAAGGCGGCGCGGCGGTGCTTCAGGAGGCGCGTTCGAGTTCGCTGAGACGCGTCCGCTGACCGCGGAGCATCCAGGCTCCGAGTGCGGTGAGCGTCACCCAGAACACCACGTGGCAGAGGGTTCCGATCGCGACGGAGGTTTCCGCCGGGAGTCCAAAGCGCTCCAGCACGAGACGACACGCGGTGTGGTAGAGCCCGAAGAAGCCCGGGGCCGACGGCAGGGCCACCGCGACCCCCACGGCGGTCAAGGTCATCCAGCCAGCCGCCAGGGTCCGCTCCGTGCTCCCGAAATCGACGCCGAGTGACCAGAAGCCGGCCAGGAACGGAATTGGAGAAACCACCACCCAGATCCCGATCGAGTGAAAAAGCACCCAAACCAGGTGGGACCCGCCCCGCAGCGATGCCAGACCGTCCGCGAAGCTGCGCAGCTGCTCGAGGATCCACTCGGCCGGGCCGCGCGGAAACGGACGCAGGCCCCATTCAGCGACGGCCAGGCTGCGCTCGGGAGCCGCCCGGACCGCCACGATCGCGAGCGCCGGGAGCACGACCAGAGGGGAGAGCCAGAGGACGCCACGCTGCCAGGTCGCGACCTCCTCGCCGCCAAAGAAGGCGATGACGCCCAGTGCCAGCCCGATCACGCAGAGGGTGTCGAGGACCCGCTCGATCACCACCGTGCTCAGGATCGCGGCCGCCGACAGCCCACGCTCACGGGCCAGGAGCCAGCAGCGGATGAACTCGCCCATCCGCAGCGGGAAGACGTTGTTCGCCATGAAGCCCACCGCCACCGCGCGAAATACGGGCAGCGTGGGGAGTTCGCCCATCCCGACCAGCAGGTGCTTCCAGCGCAAGGCGCGCAGGTACACGGCGAGCAGATGCGCGGGAATCGAGACCGCGAGCAGGAGCGCCCAATCGGCACGGCGAAACTCGCGCCACACCTCGCGGAATTCGACGCCCCGCAACGCGAAGTAGAACGCGACGGCGGTGATGGCGAGCCCGAGCCAGATCCGGGGATCGCGCAGCCCTGCGGGTCGAGGGATCGGCGTCGGGTCGCTCAGGAAGCTTCCAACCGACGCTTGGCCTCGGCGACGTCCCGCGCGATCTGGGCGCGGAGCGCGTCGACACCCGGAAACTTCTGCTCGGCGCGGATGCGCGACGAGAACGACAGCTCCACCTTCCGATCGTAGAGGTCGCCCTGCCAGTCCAGCACGTGCGCCTCGGCGACCACCTCGTCTCCGTCCTTGAAGGTCGGGCGCCGTCCCACGTTGGTGACGACCGGCAGTCGAGACTCGCGGCCCGGCTCCCCTGCGTCGAGGAACCGCAGCTCTCCCGTGTAGACGCCCGGCGAGGGCAACACCTCGTTCTCGGAGTCGAGGTTCGCCGTCGGGAACCCGATCGTGCGGCCGCGCTGATCGCCCGTCACGATCCGACCGCGCACGGCGTAGGGGCGACCGAGCATCCGCCCGGCCACTTCGAGCTCGCCCTCGGCGAGGAGCCCCCGGATCCGTGTCGAATTGACGTCGCCCTCGTCCATCGTGACTTCGGGAATGATCGTGACCGCGAACCCGAGACGCGGACCGAGCTCGGTCAAGAGCCGCATCGAGCCCTTTCGGTCTCGGCCGAAGTGGAAGTCGTATCCGACGTACACCTCGGTCGGGGCGATCCGATGGTGGAGGCAATCCCGGATGAACACCTCCGGGTCGGTCTTCGCGAACTCGAGGGTGAAGGGCTCGATCACGACGGCGTCGACCCCCTGCGCCTCCAGGAGTTCGATCTTCTGCTCGGTCGTCGTGAGCAGTGCGGGTGCGCTTTCCTGGCGCAGGACCTTCCGCGGGTGGGGATCGAAGGTGTAGACGACGGCCTGCCCACCGTGCTCGCGAGCCCGTTCGACGACCGTCTCCAGGATGGCCCGATGTCCGAGATGGATCCCGTCGAAGTTGCCGACGGTCACGACGGGACGCTCGAGTTGTCCGGCAGCTTCTGCGCTGCCCTGCCAGATCCTCAACCCTGGAATCCTCGCCTCTGCTCGCGTCCAGCGCCCCGGTGTATGCCCGGGCCCCTCGGCGTGCGCCCGTCCCGCCCCTGCGGCTAGGCTCCCGCCGTGCGCATCCTGTCGCGCTACTTCGTCTTCGGCTACCTGAGGTTTTACGCCGGGATCATCGCCGTGTCGATGCTCGTCATCGCCATCATCGAGATGATGGTGAACTTCGACGACGTCATCGATTACGGGGAAGGGATCCGGGGGCTGGCATCCTACCTCTTCCTGCGGCTGCCCTCGTACTACCTGCCGTTCCTGATCCCCGTAGCGTCGTTCGGCGCGGCCTTCCTGTGCCTCGGCTTGCCGGCGCGGTCGCTAGAGATCCTGGCGACGAAGGCCAGCGGGATCTCGCCGCGACGCCTCGCCGCGCCGATCCTGGGCGTCGCCCTGCTGCTCTCCGGTCTCGCCCTGTGGCTCAACGAGACCCTGGTCCGCGATACCGCCCGGCGCTTCGACGCGGCCGAGCACGGCGGCAGCGAGGAGCTCTTCGAGTCGCGTGGGGCCTTCTGGTACCAGCGCGGAGAGACGCTCTTCAGCGTCGAGGAGGCGGACCGCGAGTCACGAGAACTGCGCGGCGTCACGATCTACGAACGCGACCGGCAGGGGCGGCTCCTGCGCAGCGTTCAGGCCGAGGCAGTCCAGATCGGCGAGGACCAGCGCTGGCGGCTGGTGAACGCGGTGTTCCGGGAGTTCTCGCCGGAGAACACCACCGCCGCGCCGCGCGTGCGGGCCGAGGCGGAGACCTGGCTCGACTTCGGCGGGGATCTGGCGCTGCTCGACGCCGACCCGCGCAATCTCTCCCTGTTCGGGCTCTCCCGCTACATCGAGGCGATCGAGCACGATGGCCGCGACACGACCCGCTACCGGGCACTCTGGCACGCCCGCGTCGCCGACCCACTGACGGTGCTCCTGTTCGCGCTGCTCGGCGCCCCTCTCGGCATGGGGGTCGAACGTTCGCGCAGCCTGGCGGTCGCCGCGCTGAAGGGCATCGTCGTCGTCGGAGCGTACTATGGGCTCCAGACGACCTTCGCCCTCATCGGCTCGGCGGGGTTCGGCATCGGCGTGGCGGCGCCCTGGCTGCTGCTGATCGGCTTCACCGCCCTCGGCCTCTGGCTGCTCTACCGAGGCGGATGATGGTCTGACGCGGGGCGGTTCCCTACCGCCGGACCTGCGTCCGCCGTCCCGCCTCAGCGTCGCCTGCGCGGTGCCGGTTTGGGCCCTTCCGGATCCTGCAGATACTGGAAGAACTCGGTGTCCGGCGAGAGCACCAGAGTGGTGCGGCTGTCGATCGACTTCCGGTAGGCCTCGAGACTGCGCAGGAACGAGTAGAACTCGGGGTCTTCGCCGTAGGACTCGGCGTAGATCCGGGTCGACTCGGCATCGCCCTCGCCGCGCGCGATCTCGGCATCGCGCCGCGCATTGGCCACGATCACACGCGCCTCGCGGTCTGCTTCGGCGCGGATCCGGCGCGCTCGCTCGTCGCCCTCGGCCCGGTTCTTCCTCGCGAGGCGTTCGCGCTCGGTCTTCATGCGGGCGAAGACCGAATCCTCGGTGCTCTTCGGAAGCTCGGTCCGGTTGATCCGGACGTCGACGATGCGCACGCCTTCATCGGCGAGCTCTCCGGTCGACACCGAAGTGATCTCTTCCATGATCGCCATTCGCTGATCCTTGAGGACCTGCGCCAGCGTGTGCTTGCCGATCACGTCGCGGACCGCACCGCGCACTTCGCGATCGATGCGCTGCTCGGCCGCCTCGCGACCCGCCGGGAAGGAAGCCTGGAACTGCTCCGCATCCACGATGCGCCACACCGTGTAGTTGTCGACGAGCAGCTGCTCGCCGTCCTTCGTCTGGATCTCGACGGCTTCGGTACGGCTGTGGAGCCAGCGCGCCGGGTAGGTTCGTGCCTCTTCGACGAATGGAATCATGAACGACAGGCCCGGCGTCGTGGTGGTGCGCACCTCACCGAAGAGCAGGATCAACTTCTGCTGGCCCTCTTTCGTGATCACGACGGGCGAGGGAAGCCCCAGGTTGGCAAGCGAAATCGCACCAACCAAGAGACCGATCAGCACCACGAAGAAGATCAGCAGTTTTCTCATTGAGAGGCCTTCCCCTGACCCAGCGGGAGATAGGGAAGCACCTGGCTGGTCCCCGGTTCGATCAACACCTTCTCCACCGACGGCAGCACCTCTTCCATCGTCTCCAGATAGAGGCGCTTCCGCGTGACGTCCTTTGCCTTCGCGTACTCGGCCGAGAGCGCCGTGAAGCGCGCGGCCTCACCGGTGGCCTCGGCGATCTTGGAGTCCCGGTAGGCGTTCGCCGACTCGACGAGTTCGATCGCTTCCGCCCGCGCGCTCGGGATGAGCTCGTTTCGGTAGCCCTCGGCCTCGTTCACGGCCCGGTTCGCGTCCTGGGTGGCGGCGACGACGTCGTCGAAGGCCGCCCGGACCGCCGCCGGCGGCTGGACGTCCTGGAGCACCACGGACTGGATCTCGATCCCGGCGTCGTACGCCGACAGAATCTCGGTGAGCTTCGTCTCGACCTGCGAGGTCAACGCCGCGCGCTCCTCGCGCAGGACGCCGTCGACCGTCATGCGGCCCACCACCTCCCGCATGGCCGCCGCCGCCGCGCTGCGGACGACCGAGATGAGGTCCGCGACGTTGTACCGCGCCTCGTACGGGTCACCGATCTTGTACTGCACGGCGTAGCTCACGCGGACGATGTTGTTGTCGCCCGTCTGCATGCGGGCCTCGTCCGCGGCGGAGGCCGCCGAGGCTTCGATCGCGTCGTTGATGCGGCCGAAGTCCTCGTTGCGCAGCTCACCCACCTTCACGATCTCGCGGGTGTCGATCGGGGGCGGCAGCGTCCACTTCAGGCCGGGCTGGGCGACCGTGTCCGAGTACTTTCCGAGCCGCAGGATCAGCGCGGCCTGGCCGGGCTCGAGCGTATAGAGCCCGAGCGAGCCCCAGAACCCGAGGACGCCGAGGATCACCAGGAAGAGCGTCGCGTTGCCGAGCGTGCGCGCGACGGAACGCTTCACCTTGGCGTCGGTCGACGCCCCCTGCCCTTTCTTGGCCACCCGCTAGGCCTCCGACTTCGGCGCGGTGCCACCCGACGTCTGCTGCATGAAGGGGCGCAGGATGTCGATCGGAATCGGGAAGATCGTCGTCGAGTTGTTCTCGGTCGCGATCTCCGAGAGAGTCTGCAGGTAGCGCAACTGGAGTGCCGATTCTTCCGAAGCCAGCACCCGGGCCGCCTCGGCGAGGCGCTGCGCGGCCATGAATTCACCTTCGGAGTGGATCACCTTCGACCGCTTCTCACGCTCGGCCTCGGCCTGCCGCGCCATTGCGCGCTGCATCTCGCTGGGCAGATCGATCTGCTTGACCTCGACCGCCCGGACCTTCACGCCCCACGGCTCGGTCTGGTCGTCGATGATCTCCTGGAGCTTCTGGTTGATCGACTCGCGCTCGGAGAGCAGGTCGTCCAGCTCGGCCTGGCCACACACGCTGCGCAGGGTCGTCTGCGCCAGCTGCGAGGTGCCGTAGAGGTAGTTCTCGACCGTGATCACCGCCTTCTCCGGGTGAAGCACGCGGAAGTAGAGCACCGCGTTGACCTTCACCGAGACGTTGTCGCGGGTGATCACCTCCTGAGGCGGCACGTCCATCACGATCTCGCGAAGACTGATGCGCACCAGGCGGTCGATGCCCGGGATGATCCATTTGAAGCCTGCGCTCTTCACCTCACGGAAGCGCCCGAGGCGGAAGATCACGCCTCGCTCGTACTCCTGCAGGATTCGAATCCCGAGGAAGAACAGCACCCCGAGAATGACGATCGCCGCCAACACACCGGTACCCATCGATCCACCCCCTTCCTTAAGAGCCGCGAGAACCTAGGACGAGCGGGGCGAGGGTCGCACGCGGAGATGCAATCCGTCGACCTCGATCACCTCGACCATCTCACCGCTCGCCACGCGGTCGAGCGCGCTCGCTTTCCAGTATTCGCCCCGGATGAAGACCTTGCCGTCGGGGTCCAGATCCGTCGTGACGCGACCCGTAGCGCCGATCAGCTCGTCTACCCCGGCAGTCTGGCGCAGCATCATCGTCCGCCCGACCAGGTAGACGACGATACCGCCGAATATTCCGAACGCCGTTACAACTGGCACGAGCACCGACCAGAAAGACACGGTCAAATCGCTGATCTCGGGCATGTCGAAGACCATGGTGCCGCCGAGCAGGAGGCATGCCAGGCCGGCTGCGAAGAGCAGGCCGTAGGAGCTCACGAAGAGCTCGGCTCCGATGAGCCCGATCCCGACCAGGAACACCATCAGCCCGACCCAGGAGAACGGCAGGATCTGGAAGGCGATCCCGGCGAGCACCAGGCAGACGAGCCCCACGACGCCGGGGATGATCATGCCCGGCTGGTTGAACTCGATGTAGAGGCAGAGCATCCCCAGGGTTCCGAGGATCACCGCGACGTTCGGGCTCGCCAGGAAGTTGAAGAGCGCGACGAGCGGCGTCATCTCGATGCGCCGGCGCTCGGCGCCCTCCAGCTGGATCGTGTGCGGGCCGCTGCGCAGCTCGACCTCGCGGCCTTCGACCTGGGCGAACAGGTCGTCGATGTCCTTGGCGACGATGTCGATCACCCCCAGTTCGAGCGCCTCGTCCTGCGTGATCGCCTCGGCTTCGCGCACGGCCTTCGCCGCCCACTCCACATTGCGATTGCGCTGCTTCGCGATCGACTCGATGAACGCCGTCGTGAACTTCTCGGCTTTTTCGGCACCGACGTCCTGACGACCGCCCTCTTCGTCGCGGGCCCCGCCCTCGCCGCTCGCGCTGACGGGCGATGCCGCCCCGATGCTCGTGCCGGGTGCCATCGCAGCGATGTGCCCCGCCATCGTGAGGAAGGCCCCGGCCGACGCCGCCCAGGCGCCTTGCGGCGAGACGAACACCAGGACAGGGACGTCGGCGTTCAGCATCGCCTGGACCATGTCCTTGGTCGCGGCGAGCAACCCGCCGGGGGTATCGAGTTCGAGGAGCACCGCCGCGGCTCCATCGGTCTCGGATTTCGCGATCGCCTGCATCAGGTGCTCGGAAGACGCGGGATTGATGGACCCGTCGATGGTCACCACGTTGACGTGCTGGGCGGCAGCCGCGAGCGGGAGCCACGCCAGAATGCCGGTGAGAGCGAGGGCGAGACGCGTCACGAGCGATCCTCCATCACGGCAGCCGGTGCCTCCAGACACTTCGACCTGTCTTTTGGACACTACGACCGGTCGTCCAGAACTCGGTCGTCCAGAAGCTTGGCGACCCGATCGAGGAGATGCCCCGCGACCTCGCTCTTCGAGAGCGGCGGCAGCGACTCGACTTCGCCCGAGGGCACGACGAAGCTGACCGTGTTGCGGTCCACGTCGAAGCCCGAGTCCGGCTCGGAAACGTCGTTGGCCACCAGGAGGTCACAACCCTTGCGGGCGATCTTGCGCCGAGCCGCCTCGAGCACGTCGTGGCTCTCGGCGGCGAATCCGACGACCAACCGGTCTCCCTTCCGCGTGCACAGCTCGGCGAGGATGTCGGGATTGCGCACCAGCTCGAGGGCCAGCCCGGCCCCGTCGGCGAGATCTTCCTTCTTGATCTTCCGGTCGGACGCCTCGGCCGGCCGAAAGTCCGCGACGGCCGCGGCCTTGACCACGATGTCCGCGGCCTCGAACTCGGCGAGGACGACCTCGCGCATCTCGAGGGCGCTCTCGACGTTCAGGCGACGGACGCCCGGGGGCGTCGGCTCGCCCGAGGGCCCCGAGACCAACACGACCTCGGCGCCGCGGCGGGCTGCCTCACGGGCGACTGCGAACCCCATCTTCCCGGAGGACCGATTGCCCAGGTAACGGACCGCATCGACGGCTTCTCGGGTCCCGCCTGCGGTGACCAGGACCCGCCGGCCTACCCAGTCGCGCGGCCCGAGGCATTCGGCGACCCGCTCGACGATGCGGACCGGGTCGGACATCCGCCCTTCGCCCTCCCAGCCGCAGGCCAGCTCCCCCGCGTCGGGTCCGACCCAGAGGGCCCCTCGCTCGCTGAGCTGGGCGACGTTGGCCCGGGTCGCCGGATGGCGCCACATGTTCACGTTCATGGCGGGCGCCAACAGCAGGGGGGCGCGGGTGGCCAGGACGAGCGTGGAGACCAGGTCGTCCGCGAGTCCGTGAGCGACGCGGGCCAGGCTGTGGGCCGTGGCCGGGGCCACGAGCACGAGATCGGCCCAGTCTGCGAGCGCGATGTGGTCGATCTCGCCCTCTTCCGCCGGGTCGAAGAGTGCGTGTCGAACCGCCTCGCCGGAAACGGTCTGGAGCGCCAACGGGCTCACGAAGCTGGCAGCGGCCTCGGTCAGGACGCAGCGGACTGCATAGCCCTGGCGCCGGAGCTGACGGACCAGCTCGGGCGCCTTGTAGGCAGCGATCCCGCCGGTCACGGCCAGGAGGACCTGCGGCGCCCGCGCGTCTGCTTCCGTCATGATCGACTTCTCCAACGGCTCCGGCCGCGACCCTGGTGGTCAATCCGCAGCGATCGGAACCGAATCCCCGTCCGCGGCCCACCCAGGCCGCCGCGTGCAGTCGCGAGCGACACTTCGTGGGGGTGGAAACGGGTGGACCAGAGAGCCGGCACCCGCCGTGCGGGATGGCCGAAAACCATGTGACACCGCGAGGTTAACGGATCCCCGAAGCACGTCGAGCGGGCCTCGGGCGGAACTCGGCGCGTGGCTCAGGACTGAAAACGCTCGCGCAGCTTCTTGGCGACGACGGGCGGGACGAACTCGTCGACCGCGCGGCCGAAGCGGGTCAGCTCCTTCAGCCGGGAGGAGCTGACGTAGAAGTACTCCTGGCTGGGCATCATGAAGATCGTCTCGACCTCCGAGTTCAGATGCTTGTTCATCAGCGCCATCTCGAACTCGTACTCGAAGTCGGACACGGCCCGGACACCGCGGAGGATGGCCCGCGCCCCGATCTCCTTGGCGAAATCGACGGTCAGGCCCTCGAAGGTGGTGACGCGCATGGCGTCATTGCCCGCCGCGACCGACTCCACCATCTCCAACCGGTCTTCGAGATCGAAGGTGCCGGTCTTGGCGACGTTGCGAGCCACGGCGAGGACGACCTCGTCGAAGAGCTGTGTCGCCCGGGTGGCGATATCCAGGTGTCCATTGGTCAGCGGGTCGAAACTCGCCGGGAAGAGCGCGATGCGACGCTCGTGGGTCATGCGTCCGAATCTCCCGTGCTCTCGGCCGGAGCGACCGCGAGCCAGTCCACGATGGTGTCCCCGTACCGGCGGCTGTCGCGATGCGCCAGCCCGGGCACGGTCGGGACAGCATGCCGCCGACTTCGTTCGATGACCAGCGTCGCGTCGGGGGCGAGCAGGGCCTGGTCGACCAGCCCGGCCAGGGGCGCGACCAGCTCCCCCAGCGCCTCGTAGGGAGGGTCGGCGAGCACCAGGTCGAAGCGATGGCCCAGCCGAGCCAGCTTTCGCACGACACCGCCGACGTCTCCGCGGCGCACGTCACACCGGGCCGTCAGGTCGAGTGCGCGCAAGTTGCGCTGCAACGCATGGATGCTTGCTCCGGAGCGCTCGACGAAGACGACCGATGCGGCCCCTCGGGAAAGCGCCTCGATGCCGAGCGTTCCGGTCCCGGCGAAGAGATCGAGGACGCGGGCGCCCTCCAAACGGGGGAGTCGCGCGAACACCGATTCGCGCACCCTGTCCGCGGTGGGGCGCACGCCGGCAGGTGCGCCCGCGAGCTTGCGCCCGGCCATCTCCCCGCCCGTGACACGCATTCGTAACCGTCGACCACCGTTTCGACTCGCTTGCACACCCGTGTGTCCTCGCGAGGCGCTCACTGTTGCTCGTAACGTATCGAAAGTGCACGAATGCACTTGCGCATGGGACCGTGACGAAACCGTCAGTCATTTCGGGCCGCTTGCTGGCCCAAAGAGCGCCGTTAAAATCGGCGCGCTGCAGCGCCGCGCGATTCATCGCCGTGCGCGTCGACGCTTCCAGTTTCGACCGGATTTGGAGTTGCGGTCGAAACGGGAAGCCAACCCCGGTGTCGAAGTTCTGGCGCGAGCTTCCCTCATCGCACGCGCAAACCTCGCGACCTACGCAGGCGCGAAGGGTTCGGCACCTCTTTTCTCAGAGACCAGGAGAGTAGTCACCCTATGGCAACGGCCACTGTCGAAAGAATGAAGCGCAAGCTCGCGAACCGGATTGCGGACGTCCGGGGCGACCGATCTCAGCGACAGTTCGCACGCGACTTGGGAGTCTTTCAGCAGAACGTGAATCGGTACGAAAGTGGCACGACGCCCCATACCGATTTCCTGATCACCCTTGCACTCAAGGAGAACGTCTCGATGGACTGGCTCCTGCTCGGCAAGGGGAAGATGAAGCGAGGCGCCCGGGGCTGATCCCGGGTACGGCCCGCCCCCCGCGCGGGCTGCCCTCCGCCAACCAAGCCAGCGGGCTCCCGAGCCGTACAGCCGGAGCACCCGCGGGGATTCGTGCGTCCGCAATTCGCCGTGTACTGCGAGTCGGCGATTTCGCGACCTCCCCTTCGATGGCAATCGGTTGCCCACTTGCGAGGTGGGTGCCGGTTGCCTGCGACGTCCGCGACCGGCAAGCTTGGGCGGCAAGTCTGCTTCTCTCTGCGCGTCCTGGACGCGCGCCTCGATCGGGGCACGCCGCTTGCTTTGGTAGGTAGCATGGCGTCCCGGAGGACCCCCCCGTTGTATCTGCTGGCAATCCTGACATTGCTGGTGTCGGCTGCCGACCACTGGACCACCTACCTGTGCCTGCGAGCACCGGTGGAGGGCTGGCAGGTGGCGGAAGCCAACCCCCTCGCCGACTGGATCTTCTCGTCGGTCGGCCTCGTGCCGGGATTGCTGATCGACAGCGGAGTCACGCTGCTTTCGGTGACGTTCCTGCTGACCACCGAGCAGATCCCCCACGTCGCCAAGAGCATCTTCTTCGGCGTGGTGATCGGGGCCACGAGCCTCGCCGTCTACAACAACTGGCAGGCGATCCAGACCCTGGGCCTGTCGCCGCTGGGGACGGTCTAGCCATGCAGCGACGCGCCCTCGCCTGTCTGTCGAGCCTGCTGCTGGGCACCCTGTCGTGCGCTGTGCTGCCCACGACCGGGCCTCCGATGTCGCTCCCGCCCGAGCCGGTCGCGGCAACGGCGGAGGCGGTCGCGCCGACCGATCCGGTGCGCGAAGCCGTCCACCAGCACCTTCTCCGCTACCAGGTCCGCAGCGGCCTCTCGGAAGCCGAACTGTCCCAGCTCGCCGACACGATCGTGATCGAGGCGCGTCGCTACGAGCTGGATCCGGCCCTGGTGGTCGCGGTCATGCACGTCGAGAGCCGATTCCACGCCTTCGCCGTGTCCCCGGTCGACGCGCTGGGCCTGATGCAGCTACTGCCCAGCACCGCCGAGTGGCTGGCGCCCTCGGTGGGTGTCGAGTGGCGCGGCCCCCAGACCCTCTTCGACCCCACGTCGAACGTGAAGCTCGGCGTCGCGTATCTTCGTCAGCTGATCGACCGCTACGACGGCAACGTGCGTACGGCCCTGCTCGCCTACAACTGGGGTCCCGGACGCATCGATGGCCGGCTGCGCCGCGGCGTGCCGCTCCCCGTCGAGTACGCCCAGCTCGTCTTCGACGCCTACGGCAGCGACGACAGCTCTTCCTGACCGGGCCTCGGCCCGACCAGGGCCGCCGCGAAGCCGTCGACGGCGTCCATCGCGTCTTGTGCTCCCGTCTGGAAGCCGTTCACCAGGATCGAGAACACGAGGGTGCGCCCGTCAGCGCGCCGTGCGAGGCCCGAGAGCCCGGTGACGCGGGTGAGCAACCCGGTCTTGGCGCGTACCCAGTGATCGGCCTCTTCGGCGCGCTTCGCGAGCGTGCCGTCGTTCCCGCCGATCGGAAGTCCGGAGACGAACTCCGCTCCATACAGAAAGGAGCGGCGACCGCGCCGGAGCGCCTCGACGAACAGCCGCG containing:
- a CDS encoding LptF/LptG family permease; translation: MRILSRYFVFGYLRFYAGIIAVSMLVIAIIEMMVNFDDVIDYGEGIRGLASYLFLRLPSYYLPFLIPVASFGAAFLCLGLPARSLEILATKASGISPRRLAAPILGVALLLSGLALWLNETLVRDTARRFDAAEHGGSEELFESRGAFWYQRGETLFSVEEADRESRELRGVTIYERDRQGRLLRSVQAEAVQIGEDQRWRLVNAVFREFSPENTTAAPRVRAEAETWLDFGGDLALLDADPRNLSLFGLSRYIEAIEHDGRDTTRYRALWHARVADPLTVLLFALLGAPLGMGVERSRSLAVAALKGIVVVGAYYGLQTTFALIGSAGFGIGVAAPWLLLIGFTALGLWLLYRGG
- a CDS encoding nodulation protein NfeD, giving the protein MTRLALALTGILAWLPLAAAAQHVNVVTIDGSINPASSEHLMQAIAKSETDGAAAVLLELDTPGGLLAATKDMVQAMLNADVPVLVFVSPQGAWAASAGAFLTMAGHIAAMAPGTSIGAASPVSASGEGGARDEEGGRQDVGAEKAEKFTTAFIESIAKQRNRNVEWAAKAVREAEAITQDEALELGVIDIVAKDIDDLFAQVEGREVELRSGPHTIQLEGAERRRIEMTPLVALFNFLASPNVAVILGTLGMLCLYIEFNQPGMIIPGVVGLVCLVLAGIAFQILPFSWVGLMVFLVGIGLIGAELFVSSYGLLFAAGLACLLLGGTMVFDMPEISDLTVSFWSVLVPVVTAFGIFGGIVVYLVGRTMMLRQTAGVDELIGATGRVTTDLDPDGKVFIRGEYWKASALDRVASGEMVEVIEVDGLHLRVRPSPRSS
- the hflC gene encoding protease modulator HflC, with amino-acid sequence MRKLLIFFVVLIGLLVGAISLANLGLPSPVVITKEGQQKLILLFGEVRTTTTPGLSFMIPFVEEARTYPARWLHSRTEAVEIQTKDGEQLLVDNYTVWRIVDAEQFQASFPAGREAAEQRIDREVRGAVRDVIGKHTLAQVLKDQRMAIMEEITSVSTGELADEGVRIVDVRINRTELPKSTEDSVFARMKTERERLARKNRAEGDERARRIRAEADREARVIVANARRDAEIARGEGDAESTRIYAESYGEDPEFYSFLRSLEAYRKSIDSRTTLVLSPDTEFFQYLQDPEGPKPAPRRRR
- a CDS encoding slipin family protein, coding for MGTGVLAAIVILGVLFFLGIRILQEYERGVIFRLGRFREVKSAGFKWIIPGIDRLVRISLREIVMDVPPQEVITRDNVSVKVNAVLYFRVLHPEKAVITVENYLYGTSQLAQTTLRSVCGQAELDDLLSERESINQKLQEIIDDQTEPWGVKVRAVEVKQIDLPSEMQRAMARQAEAEREKRSKVIHSEGEFMAAQRLAEAARVLASEESALQLRYLQTLSEIATENNSTTIFPIPIDILRPFMQQTSGGTAPKSEA
- a CDS encoding bifunctional riboflavin kinase/FAD synthetase, which produces MRIWQGSAEAAGQLERPVVTVGNFDGIHLGHRAILETVVERAREHGGQAVVYTFDPHPRKVLRQESAPALLTTTEQKIELLEAQGVDAVVIEPFTLEFAKTDPEVFIRDCLHHRIAPTEVYVGYDFHFGRDRKGSMRLLTELGPRLGFAVTIIPEVTMDEGDVNSTRIRGLLAEGELEVAGRMLGRPYAVRGRIVTGDQRGRTIGFPTANLDSENEVLPSPGVYTGELRFLDAGEPGRESRLPVVTNVGRRPTFKDGDEVVAEAHVLDWQGDLYDRKVELSFSSRIRAEQKFPGVDALRAQIARDVAEAKRRLEAS
- a CDS encoding lysylphosphatidylglycerol synthase transmembrane domain-containing protein, with amino-acid sequence MSDPTPIPRPAGLRDPRIWLGLAITAVAFYFALRGVEFREVWREFRRADWALLLAVSIPAHLLAVYLRALRWKHLLVGMGELPTLPVFRAVAVGFMANNVFPLRMGEFIRCWLLARERGLSAAAILSTVVIERVLDTLCVIGLALGVIAFFGGEEVATWQRGVLWLSPLVVLPALAIVAVRAAPERSLAVAEWGLRPFPRGPAEWILEQLRSFADGLASLRGGSHLVWVLFHSIGIWVVVSPIPFLAGFWSLGVDFGSTERTLAAGWMTLTAVGVAVALPSAPGFFGLYHTACRLVLERFGLPAETSVAIGTLCHVVFWVTLTALGAWMLRGQRTRLSELERAS
- the hflK gene encoding FtsH protease activity modulator HflK produces the protein MAKKGQGASTDAKVKRSVARTLGNATLFLVILGVLGFWGSLGLYTLEPGQAALILRLGKYSDTVAQPGLKWTLPPPIDTREIVKVGELRNEDFGRINDAIEASAASAADEARMQTGDNNIVRVSYAVQYKIGDPYEARYNVADLISVVRSAAAAAMREVVGRMTVDGVLREERAALTSQVETKLTEILSAYDAGIEIQSVVLQDVQPPAAVRAAFDDVVAATQDANRAVNEAEGYRNELIPSARAEAIELVESANAYRDSKIAEATGEAARFTALSAEYAKAKDVTRKRLYLETMEEVLPSVEKVLIEPGTSQVLPYLPLGQGKASQ